Proteins encoded by one window of Kribbella italica:
- a CDS encoding L-rhamnose mutarotase, whose product MNRYCFCLQVKPDRLDEYVERHRDVWPDMQAALRDSGWHNYSLFLRDDGLLIGYVEADDLEAAQQAMAATEVNERWQAQMTDFFTGIDGRPPDESFLLLREIFHLTPAKD is encoded by the coding sequence GTGAACCGCTACTGCTTCTGCCTCCAGGTCAAGCCCGACCGGCTGGACGAGTACGTCGAACGGCACCGCGACGTGTGGCCCGACATGCAGGCCGCGCTCCGCGACTCCGGCTGGCACAACTACTCGCTCTTCCTCCGCGACGACGGCCTGCTGATCGGGTACGTCGAGGCCGACGACCTGGAGGCGGCCCAGCAAGCGATGGCGGCGACCGAGGTGAACGAGCGCTGGCAGGCCCAGATGACCGACTTCTTCACCGGGATCGACGGCCGGCCGCCCGACGAGTCGTTCCTGCTGCTCCGCGAGATCTTCCACCTCACACCTGCGAAGGACTGA
- the rhaI gene encoding L-rhamnose isomerase codes for MTTEAVKSALRRQEIELPSWAFGNSGTRFKVFSQPGVPRSPEEKIADAAVVHKHTGVAPSVALHIPWDKVDDYAALAAYAKDHGVRLGAINSNVFQDDDYKLGSVTNPDPSIRRKATDHLLECVDIMDATGSRDLKLWFSDGTNYPGQDDIQDRQERLATALKEVYDRLGADQRMLLEYKLFEPAFYTTDVPDWGTSYAHCLELGPKATVCIDTGHHAPGTNIEFIVAFLLRVDKLGAFDFNSRFYADDDLMVGAADPFQLFRIMNEIVRGNALDPERGIAFMLDQCHNIEAKIPAIIRSVMNVQEATAKALLVDRDTLRKAQQDGDVLGANAALMDAYNTDVRPLLAELRTEQGLDPDPVAAYQRSGYFEQITKDRADGRQAGWGA; via the coding sequence ATGACGACCGAAGCCGTGAAATCCGCCCTGCGCCGGCAGGAGATCGAGCTGCCCTCCTGGGCGTTCGGCAACTCGGGCACCCGGTTCAAGGTGTTCAGCCAGCCGGGCGTTCCGCGGTCGCCGGAGGAGAAGATCGCCGACGCCGCGGTCGTGCACAAGCACACCGGCGTCGCGCCGAGCGTCGCGCTGCACATCCCCTGGGACAAGGTCGACGACTACGCGGCGCTGGCAGCGTACGCGAAGGACCACGGCGTGCGGCTCGGGGCGATCAACAGCAACGTGTTCCAGGACGACGACTACAAGCTGGGCAGCGTGACGAACCCGGACCCGAGCATCCGGCGCAAGGCCACCGACCACCTGCTGGAGTGCGTCGACATCATGGACGCGACCGGCTCCCGGGACCTCAAGCTGTGGTTCTCCGACGGAACGAACTACCCCGGTCAGGACGACATCCAGGACCGGCAGGAGCGGCTGGCGACCGCGCTGAAGGAGGTCTACGACCGGCTCGGCGCCGACCAGCGGATGCTGCTGGAGTACAAGCTGTTCGAGCCTGCCTTCTACACCACCGACGTGCCGGACTGGGGGACGTCGTACGCGCACTGCCTGGAGCTCGGGCCGAAGGCGACGGTCTGCATCGACACCGGGCACCACGCGCCGGGCACCAACATCGAGTTCATCGTCGCGTTCCTGCTCCGGGTGGACAAGCTCGGCGCGTTCGACTTCAACAGCCGCTTCTACGCCGACGACGACCTGATGGTGGGCGCGGCCGACCCGTTCCAGCTGTTCCGGATCATGAACGAGATCGTTCGCGGCAACGCGCTCGATCCCGAGCGCGGGATCGCCTTCATGCTCGACCAGTGCCACAACATCGAGGCGAAGATCCCGGCCATCATCCGCTCGGTGATGAACGTCCAGGAAGCCACCGCGAAGGCACTGCTGGTCGACCGGGACACCCTGCGCAAGGCCCAGCAGGACGGCGACGTGCTGGGCGCGAACGCGGCGCTGATGGACGCGTACAACACCGATGTCCGGCCGCTGCTCGCCGAGCTGCGGACCGAGCAAGGGCTCGACCCCG